From the genome of Anopheles moucheti chromosome 3, idAnoMoucSN_F20_07, whole genome shotgun sequence, one region includes:
- the LOC128301044 gene encoding fibrillin-2-like has protein sequence MLYLKIIVTGAVLLLAILSTATVNGACSKTNVKTRIEIKNGKRVTVIDQPCCKGYKRVKLRCLPICSLPCENAKCTAPDVCTCNAGYEKLSDHRCIPHCSDCDNGICTKPGYCQCHTGYTRADNGTCVAECNNCANGFCALPDACQCYDGYELLELDGKRSCRPVCEGGCRNGQCVAPDECLCGAEFTLSPYGECVLPTTPAPRCPEGYEEESGGCRPVCSQPCQNGTCMGPDQCECFPGYSNDNASTPYACEPLCNGGCSNGDCIAPGVCICHAQYGKIGDECIPLCERCTLGHCVQPNVCVCDRGYRLIDGDCEPICETECINAICTGPNACTCLPGYNYTDINALFDCLPVCEMECVNGRCVAPEKCECNEGYIPDEENTCIHPDDLCRMKCTNGHCRGAECICDAGYIKHPIDGHCEKTCPNGCTYGDCNGGECFCHDGYRLSLDNVSVCEPICGEDYDYSSPSCINGRCIRPNVCQCDEGYEFVDTNQTRCESVEELTRQRLAQERMAECRRRCRNGKCLAGECRCNEGYAHPEGNKLSCKPVCEEPCRNGTCVRPDQCECKSGFVFVEGSLSHCRSEEELLREAYERCRGRCRNGDCHGDRCLCMLGYKATDLDPYDCQPVCERPCINGTCAGNDRCHCWEGYEMDAEDNHVCNPICTAACIDGDCIGPELCACRGGYILAEDSNHICVKEETPDERTARLRQLTCERECSNGWCEQGECRCVEGFYHENNNTFHCEPYCERACEMGRCIGNNTCECLVRHELVEAFVCGPICSGDCVRGYCAAPDLCRCHDGYEMVNGSSNVCEPVCGEEGCTNGVCVGPNECSCLDGYYQDQDDPLLCHRELSVIQQMHEQGNSGGDYYKMSYIHYFIPVIAAVALIVAVLVVKMIVRNRQKDYHVGKLGNVQRRRKSTSNRASKRDTANRTTDYNDYNLVVLFPTESKENCVYFMPKPDSKTNELTKLNLEIETI, from the exons ATGCTTTATCTGAAGATCATTGTGACGGGTGCTGTATTGCTGCTGGCAATCCTTTCCACCGCAACCGTTAATGGTGCCTGCTCCAAAACGAACGT GAAAACGAGGATCGAGATTAAGAATGGCAAACGCGTGACGGTGATCGATCAACCATGCTGCAAGGGATACAAACGGGTGAAGTTGCGCTGTCTGCCGATCTGTTCGCTACCGTGCGAGAATGCCAAATGTACCGCACCGGATGTCTGCACCTGCAACGCGGGTTACGAGAAGCTGTCCGATCATCG atgCATTCCACACTGCAGCGATTGCGATAATGGTATCTGCACGAAGCCGGGCTACTGCCAGTGCCATACCGGTTATACTCGGGCCGACAATGGCACGTGTGTGGCCGAGTGTAACAACTGTGCGAATGGGTTCTGTGCGCTGCCAGATGCCTGCCAATGTTACGACGGTTACGAGCTGCTCGAACTCGATGGCAAACGGTCCTGTAGACCCGTATGTGAAGGAGGCTGTCGCAATGGGCAATGTGTCGCCCCGGATGAGTGTCTGTGTGGGGCAGAATTCACTCTTTCACCGTACGGAGAATGTGTTCTCCCGACCACACCGGCACCCCGCTGTCCGGAAGGATACGAGGAGGAATCCGGTGGGTGTCGCCCGGTATGTTCGCAACCCTGCCAGAACGGGACCTGCATGGGACCGGACCAGTGCGAGTGTTTTCCGGGATATTCAAACGATAACGCCAGCACACCGTACGCGTGCGAGCCGCTCTGCAACGGAGGCTGTAGCAATGGCGATTGTATTGCGCCGGGTGTTTGCATCTGTCACGCACAGTACGGGAAGATCGGTGACGAGTGCATACCGCTCTGTGAACGCTGCACGCTGGGACACTGTGTGCAGCCGAATGTGTGCGTTTGCGATCGGGGCTATCGGTTGATTGACGGGGATTGTGAGCCGATCTGCGAGACGGAATGCATTAATGCGATCTGTACCGGGCCGAACGCGTGCACCTGCCTGCCGGGGTACAATTACACCGATATTAATGCACTGTTTGATTGTTTGCCGGTTTGCGAGATGGAATGCGTCAATGGGCGATGTGTCGCGCCGGAGAAGTGTGAATGTAATGAAG GGTACATACCGGACGAGGAAAATACATGCATCCATCCGGATGATTTGTGCCGCATGAAGTGCACCAACGGACATTGTCGCGGTGCGGAATGTATCTGCGACGCGGGCTACATAAAGCATCCCATCGACGGCCATTGTGAGAAAACCTGCCCCAACGGCTGCACGTACGGTGATTGCAACGGCGGTGAATGTTTCTGCCACGATGGCTACCGCCTATCGCTGGACAATGTGTCCGTGTGTGAACCGATTTGTGGCGAAGACTACGATTACAGCAGTCCCAGTTGCATCAACGGGCGGTGCATCCGGCCGAATGTGTGCCAGTGTGACGAGGGCTACGAGTTTGTGGATACGAACCAAACGCGGTGCGAATCGGTGGAAGAGCTCACCCGCCAACGGTTGGCCCAGGAACGGATGGCCGAGTGTCGGAGAAGGTGTCGGAATGGAAAGTGTCTGGCGGGTGAGTGTCGGTGTAACGAGGGATATGCACATCCGGAGGGGAACAAGCTCAGCTGCAAACCGGTGTGTGAGGAACCGTGCCGGAATGGGACCTGTGTCCGGCCGGATCAGTGCGAGTGTAAATCGGGGTTTGTGTTTGTCGAGGGTAGCTTAAGCCACTGCCGATCGGAGGAAGAACTGTTGCGGGAAGCGTACGAACGGTGCAGGGGTCGGTGTCGGAATGGTGACTGCCACGGTGATCGGTGTTTGTGTATGCTGGGTTATAAGGCCACCGATTTGGATCCGTACGATTGTCAGCCGGTTTGTGAGCGACCCTGCATCAATGGAACGTGCGCCGGAAACGATCGCTGTCACTGTTGGGAGGGTTATGAAATGGATGCTGAAGATAACCATGTCTGTAACCCGATCTGTACGGCTGCGTGCATTGATGGGGATTGCATTGGTCCGGAACTGTGCGCATGTCGGGGAGGATATATCCTGGCCGAGGACAGCAACCACATCTGCGTAAAGGAGGAAACTCCTGACGAGCGAACGGCTCGTCTACGTCAGCTAACATGTGAACGAGAATGCTCGAACGGTTGGTGTGAGCAGGGCGAGTGTCGTTGTGTGGAAGGTTTCTATCACGAAAATAATAACACGTTCCACTGCGAACCGTACTGTGAGAGAGCGTGTGAGATGGGCCGCTGCATTGGGAACAACACTTGCGAATGTCTCGTTCGGCATGAGCTCGTCGAAGCGTTCGTGTGCGGACCCATCTGCAGCGGGGATTGTGTACGAGGATACTGTGCGGCACCGGATCTCTGCCGCTGTCACGATGGGTACGAAATGGTGAACGGTTCGAGCAACGTGTGCGAACCGGTGTGTGGCGAAGAAGGCTGCACCAATGGTGTTTGTGTAGGACCAAATGAATGCAGCTGCCTGGATGGGTACTACCAGGATCAGGACGACCCGCTACTCTGTCACCGAGAGCTGAGCGTCATTCAACAGATGCATGAGCAGGG CAACTCCGGTGGCGATTACTACAAGATGTCCTACATACATTACTTCATCCCAGTGATCGCAGCCGTCGCACTGATCGTAGCCGTCCTGGTGGTGAAGATGATTGTGCGGAACCGGCAGAAGGACTATCACGTCGGCAAGCTCGGTAATGTACAGCGGCGCCGAAAGTCGACCAGCAACAGGGCCAGCAAGCGCGACACTGCTAACCGCACCACCGATTATAACGATTACAATCTGGTCGTTCTCTTCCCTACAGAGAGCAAGGAAAACTGTGTCTACTTCATGCCGAAACCGGACTCCAAGACGAACGAGCTCACAAAATTGAATCTCGAAATTGAAACCATCTAA
- the LOC128301046 gene encoding epidermal growth factor-like protein, with protein sequence MEAVKWCLLVGLALVCQFGIAPGQEGVKTWRKGGDVQVASHHPTFVNESFIAMEPLRPNATMMNLHRSNESVSALDRFMNKTKAQIPVGVCFTEVPTVSLLKYNPRGDVPQGNGSNPSLSRIQVCCPGYERNVHNFRKCEPVCEEPCQNGLCVGPNTCECYPDFVRNVQGRCVPTCPIGCDHGECVIGTGECRCHEGYELDRTSNQLCVPKCTGGCGDEGRCVDVERCVCSEGYSFDPKVKCAPHCEGGCQNGRCVAPGVCRCEAGYQMSEVGCEPVCSDGCFHGVCTAPDTCSCKPGYQKVGDQCTATCDSPCLNGECTGPNVCSCNRGYILDLANSFHCIPHCPNGCPNGVCSGPNMCLCNAGYVKDRSLKGSQACVKRFDGVKS encoded by the exons ATGGAAGCTGTCAAGTGGTGCCTACTGGTCGGTTTGGCTTTAGTGTGCCAGTTCGGGATCGCACCCGGCCAGGAAGGTGTGAAAACATGGCGCAAAGGTGGTGATGTACAGGTAGCTTCCCACCATCCAACGTTCGTCAACGAGAGTTTCATCGCGATGGAACCTTTGCGTCCGAACGCGACCATGATGAATCTGCACCGTTCGAACGAGTCGGTTAGTGCGCTCGATCGATTCATGAACAAAACCAAGGCACAAATTCCGGTCGGTGTGTGCTTTACGGAGGTGCCCACCGTGTCGCTGTTGAAGTACAATCCTCGGGGTGATGTCCCGCAAGGCAATGGG TCAAATCCATCCCTCAGCCGCATCCAGGTTTGCTGTCCGGGGTATGAGCGTAATGTACACAACTTCAGGAAGTGCGAACCGGTGTGCGAGGAACCGTGCCAGAATGGGCTATGCGTTGGACCGAACACCTGCGAGTGCTATCCGGACTTTGTACGGAACGTCCAGGGACGGTGCGTTCCGACGTGTCCGATCGGGTGTGATCATGGGGAGTGTGTGATCGGGACGGGTGAATGTCGCTGCCACGAGGGTTACGAGTTGGATCGCACCAGCAATCAGCTGTGTGTGCCCAAGTGTACGGGAGGCTGTGGCGATGAGGGTCGCTGTGTGGACGTGGAGCGTTGCGTGTGCAGCGAGGGATATTCGTTCGATCCGAAGGTGAAATGTGCTCCCCACTGTGAGGGAGGTTGTCAGAATGGGCGATGCGTCGCGCCGGGTGTCTGCAGGTGTGAAGCGGGCTATCAGATGTCGGAAGTGGGCTGTGAGCCAGTTTGCAGCGA CGGATGCTTCCACGGTGTATGTACCGCCCCGGATACGTGTTCCTGTAAGCCAGGATACCAGAAGGTCGGTGATCAATGCACCGCAACTTGCGATAGTCCCTGTCTCAATGGCGAGTGTACTGGACCGAATGTGTGCAGCTGTAACCGAGGCTACATCCTCGACTTGGCCAACTCCTTCCA CTGCATTCCCCACTGTCCCAACGGTTGCCCAAATGGTGTCTGTTCCGGGCCCAACATGTGCCTCTGCAATGCAGGATACGTTAAGGATCGCTCGCTGAAAGGAAGTCAAGCGTGCGTCAAGCGCTTCGATGGAGTCAAATCTTAA
- the LOC128301045 gene encoding multiple epidermal growth factor-like domains protein 11, whose amino-acid sequence MKIHLNKRPVQCGVVSVLLVLLLLTSQVCSLQGDNVCYRYESYTETETIPRNQTVQVLTRQWCLEIPPRCTSYRTEMKEVFVKQNVTKTRRVEFCCEGYQERRTGNGTTGECRPICRGGCIHGECTAPNVCTCEAGFGGKYCLQRCRNGTWGVNCRNRCHCQNFAHCDTKTGHCRCNEGWMGRYCEAPCAAGYFGTMCVSKCSCNTRSCHPQTGVCMPDDEIVMFDNITRTVENSYSAESTERISAEQWIKVENVTHSTTSSTTTDNADISKTTISTSSTSSEIPTTSTTEAAGQMLPNATYAESYHEYLPNNTEMSMVLTKGHSRTASNESMYELVTTTSRVEITFIDTAVKKIEDPSTANNTTQEEEEDLPSPSNDTTNETDTQLVYLESENHPVLVDISGEGTAQSEANDRQAFVTISCLLITLALLLSVVFYMKRLNRKTLAKPAPSTPPPVKIVDESVQTGSDSNRSSDPLPDLPHVTYTRVKPKLQRNGDIEHYDVPANNSFIHRAKSSPYNYNFTINQKHPPRKYSLEHIYDEIQYPPLAEVANGTIQPDKQPDQLGEKDESYTKPIVLT is encoded by the exons ATGAAGATTCACCTCAACAAGCGTCCTGTGCAGTGTGGAGTCGTTTCGGTACTGCTGGTGCTACTACTGCTCACATCCCAAGTCTGTTCTTTGCAAGGTGACAATGTGTGCTATCGATACGAGAG CTATACCGAAACGGAAACCATTCCACGCAATCAAACAGTGCAGGTGCTAACGCGACAGTGGTGCCTGGAGATCCCACCGAGATGCACCTCGTATCGAACAGAAATGAAAGAAGTGTTCGTGAAACAG AACGTCACCAAGACACGGCGGGTGGAGTTCTGCTGCGAAGGGTATCAGGAACGGCGCACCGGAAACGGAACCACCGGCGAGTGTCGTCCAATATGCCGGGGTGGATGCATCCATGGCGAGTGTACGGCACCGAACGTGTGCACTTGCGAGGCTGGCTTCGGGGGCAAATATTGTCTGCAGA GATGCCGCAATGGAACGTGGGGTGTGAACTGTCGGAATCGATGCCATTGTCAGAACTTTGCCCATTGCGACACAAAAACTGGACACTGTCGCTGCAACGAGGGTTGGATGGGAAGATA CTGTGAAGCTCCTTGTGCGGCAGGGTACTTTGGGACGATGTGCGTTAGCAAGTGTAGCTGTAATACTCGGTCGTGTCATCCTCAAACAGGAGTCTGTATGCCGGACGATGAGATAGTAATGTTTGATAACATCACCCGAACGGTGGAGAACAGTTACTCCGCCGAAAGCACTGAGCGAATATCGGCTGAACAGTGGATCAAAGTCGAGAACGTAACCCATTCGACTACCAGCAGTACTACCACCGACAATGCGGATATTTCCAAGACCACTATTAGCACTTCCAGTACATCTTCGGAGATACCCACCACATCCACAACGGAAGCTGCCGGACAAATGCTACCGAATGCGACCTACGCCGAGTCTTACCACGAGTATCTGCCGAACAACACGGAAATGAGCATGGTCCTCACCAAAGGTCACTCCCGCACGGCCAGCAACGAAAGTATGTACGAGCTGGTTACGACCACCTCACGCGTCGAGATCACCTTCATCGATACGGCGGTGAAAAAAATTGAAGATCCCTCCACGGCCAACAACACGACccaggaggaggaggaagactTGCCTTCCCCATCGAACGACACCACGAACGAAACGGACACACAGCTCGTGTATCTGGAATCGGAAAACCATCCCGTGCTGGTGGACATATCCGGCGAAGGTACGGCACAAAGTGAAGCCAACGATCGGCAAGCGTTCGTGACGATCTCCTGCCTGCTGATCACGCTAGCCCTGCTCCTATCGGTGGTCTTTTACATGAAGCGTTTGAATAGGAAAACGCTAGCCAAACCGGCACCCAGTACTCCACCGCCAGTAAAGATCGTTGACGAGAGTGTCCAAACGGGGTCCGACTCGAATCGATCGTCTGATCCACTTCCAGATTTGCCGCACGTGACGTACACGAGAGTAAAGCCAAAGCTGCAAAGAAATGGAGATATCG AACACTACGACGTCCCGGCAAACAACAGCTTCATTCATCGGGCTAAATCGTCCCCGTACAATTACAACTTTACGATCAATCAAAAGCATCCACCCCGAAAGTACAGTCTGGAGCATATTTACGATGAAATCCAGTATCCACCGTTGGCGGAAGTGGCGAATGGTACGATCCAGCCAGATAAGCAACCGGATCAGCTGGGTGAGAAGGATGAAAGCTACACCAAGCCGATCGTTCTTACGTAG